A genomic window from Thunnus maccoyii chromosome 2, fThuMac1.1, whole genome shotgun sequence includes:
- the LOC121906570 gene encoding interleukin-15-like isoform X4 — protein sequence MISKGAQFQLTCNLCRESHKTQVWLCFLLLSFLSMSTCSAQGPHLRDLKHCVEEVKQTIEKSDAMLYAPSTDDIKENCRNMALKCYMLELIMVLNEEKITIDAAYHILNFNEYIKTMPGADQVGCPPCEAYSLKNITVFLARLNHLLEERIASQMAN from the exons atgatcagt AAAGGCGCCCAGTTCCAGCTGACCTGTAACCTGTGCCGAGAGAGCCACAAAACTCAGGTGTGGCTTTGTTTCTTACTTCTGAG CTTTTTGAGTATGTCTACGTGTTCTGCTCAGGGGCCGCATTTACGTGATCTAAAGCATTGCGTGGAGGAAGTGAAACAAACCATTGAG AAATCTGATGCTATGCTGTACGCTCCATCAACTGATGACATTAAG GAgaactgtagaaacatggcgcTCAAGTGTTACATGTTGGAGTTGATAATGGTCCTGAATGAGGAAAAAATTACGATTGATGCAGCGTATCACATCTTAAATTTCaatgaatacattaaaacaatgcCTGGAGCTGACCAG GTCGGCTGTCCACCTTGTGAAGCATACTCacttaaaaatatcacagtattTCTGGCCAGACTAAATCACCTTTTGGAAGAGAGGATCGCATCGCAGATGGCTAATTAA
- the LOC121906570 gene encoding interleukin-15-like isoform X1 — MKDFMTALPVILVQLTCPGDQRPKGAQFQLTCNLCRESHKTQVWLCFLLLSFLSMSTCSAQGPHLRDLKHCVEEVKQTIEKSDAMLYAPSTDDIKENCRNMALKCYMLELIMVLNEEKITIDAAYHILNFNEYIKTMPGADQVGCPPCEAYSLKNITVFLARLNHLLEERIASQMAN, encoded by the exons ATGAAAGACTTCATGACGGCGCTCCCGGTGATCCTTGTTCAGCTCACGTGCCCCGGAGACCAGCGACCG AAAGGCGCCCAGTTCCAGCTGACCTGTAACCTGTGCCGAGAGAGCCACAAAACTCAGGTGTGGCTTTGTTTCTTACTTCTGAG CTTTTTGAGTATGTCTACGTGTTCTGCTCAGGGGCCGCATTTACGTGATCTAAAGCATTGCGTGGAGGAAGTGAAACAAACCATTGAG AAATCTGATGCTATGCTGTACGCTCCATCAACTGATGACATTAAG GAgaactgtagaaacatggcgcTCAAGTGTTACATGTTGGAGTTGATAATGGTCCTGAATGAGGAAAAAATTACGATTGATGCAGCGTATCACATCTTAAATTTCaatgaatacattaaaacaatgcCTGGAGCTGACCAG GTCGGCTGTCCACCTTGTGAAGCATACTCacttaaaaatatcacagtattTCTGGCCAGACTAAATCACCTTTTGGAAGAGAGGATCGCATCGCAGATGGCTAATTAA
- the LOC121906570 gene encoding interleukin-15-like isoform X3 — protein MKDFMTALPVILVQLTCPGDQRPKGAQFQLTCNLCRESHKTQGPHLRDLKHCVEEVKQTIEKSDAMLYAPSTDDIKENCRNMALKCYMLELIMVLNEEKITIDAAYHILNFNEYIKTMPGADQVGCPPCEAYSLKNITVFLARLNHLLEERIASQMAN, from the exons ATGAAAGACTTCATGACGGCGCTCCCGGTGATCCTTGTTCAGCTCACGTGCCCCGGAGACCAGCGACCG AAAGGCGCCCAGTTCCAGCTGACCTGTAACCTGTGCCGAGAGAGCCACAAAACTCAG GGGCCGCATTTACGTGATCTAAAGCATTGCGTGGAGGAAGTGAAACAAACCATTGAG AAATCTGATGCTATGCTGTACGCTCCATCAACTGATGACATTAAG GAgaactgtagaaacatggcgcTCAAGTGTTACATGTTGGAGTTGATAATGGTCCTGAATGAGGAAAAAATTACGATTGATGCAGCGTATCACATCTTAAATTTCaatgaatacattaaaacaatgcCTGGAGCTGACCAG GTCGGCTGTCCACCTTGTGAAGCATACTCacttaaaaatatcacagtattTCTGGCCAGACTAAATCACCTTTTGGAAGAGAGGATCGCATCGCAGATGGCTAATTAA
- the LOC121906570 gene encoding interleukin-15-like isoform X2, with translation MVRSLVLRARRSKLLADLRMQMEKGAQFQLTCNLCRESHKTQVWLCFLLLSFLSMSTCSAQGPHLRDLKHCVEEVKQTIEKSDAMLYAPSTDDIKENCRNMALKCYMLELIMVLNEEKITIDAAYHILNFNEYIKTMPGADQVGCPPCEAYSLKNITVFLARLNHLLEERIASQMAN, from the exons ATGGTGAGGAGCTTGGTACTGAGGGCccggaggagcaagctgctggcagatctgcGGATGCAGatggag AAAGGCGCCCAGTTCCAGCTGACCTGTAACCTGTGCCGAGAGAGCCACAAAACTCAGGTGTGGCTTTGTTTCTTACTTCTGAG CTTTTTGAGTATGTCTACGTGTTCTGCTCAGGGGCCGCATTTACGTGATCTAAAGCATTGCGTGGAGGAAGTGAAACAAACCATTGAG AAATCTGATGCTATGCTGTACGCTCCATCAACTGATGACATTAAG GAgaactgtagaaacatggcgcTCAAGTGTTACATGTTGGAGTTGATAATGGTCCTGAATGAGGAAAAAATTACGATTGATGCAGCGTATCACATCTTAAATTTCaatgaatacattaaaacaatgcCTGGAGCTGACCAG GTCGGCTGTCCACCTTGTGAAGCATACTCacttaaaaatatcacagtattTCTGGCCAGACTAAATCACCTTTTGGAAGAGAGGATCGCATCGCAGATGGCTAATTAA